A segment of the Aliidongia dinghuensis genome:
CGCTTCGGCCGACAGGTCGCGCCAGGGCTCGCTCTCGCGAACGGAGGGGGTGGTCACAGGGCCGGGTACCTTCGTGAAGGGATCCAAGGTTCTGATGTCACGATGCCGGCGAAGGGGCACGCCCTCCACCGGCACCGCAAGCATCTGGGACCTCTATTAATGCCCGCTCTTGATCTTCGTCCAGAGCCGGTTCTTCAGACGTTCAATGTCCTTGTTCGATACCGAGATCGAGAACAGCTTCGCCTCGACGTCGGCCGGCGGGAAGATGCCGGGATCGTTGGCGATTTCCGGCTTCACGAACTTGATGGCGTCGGCATTGCCGCTCTGGCCGTAGATCGTGTTCGAAGTCTCGGCCATGACCTCGGGCTGCATGATGTAGTTCAGGAACTTCAGGGCCGCATCCGCATGCGGGGCGTCCTTCGGCATCGCCACCGTGTCGATGTAGCGCTCCGAGCCCTCCTTCGGGATCTTGTAGGCGACGGTGACGCCCTTGTTCGCCTCGGCCGCGCGCCGGCGGGCCAGGTTGATGTCGCTCGAATAGCCCCACGAGACGCAGACGTCGCCGTTGGCCAAGTCGTTGATGTATTCCGAGCTGTCGAACTTCCGGATATAGGGCCGGATCTTCATGACGACATCGGCCGCCTTCTCGATGTCTTCCTTCTTCTGGCTATCCGGATCGAGGCCCAGGTACTTGAGCGCCGCCGGGAACACGTCGGTCGGCGTGTCCAGCATCGTGATGCCGCAGCCCTTGTACTTGGCGAGGATCTTCGGGTCGAAGATGAAGCTCAGGCTGTCGATCTGCGCATTCGGATCGATCGCCTTCACCTTTTCCATCACGACGCCGATGCCGGTGGTGCCGGTGACCCACGGGATGGCGTGCGCATTATCCTTGTCGTACTTGGCCATGCGGCCGAGCAGGCCCTTGTCGAGATGGCTCCAGTTCGCGAGCTTCGACTTGTCGAGCGGCTGGTAGATGCCGGACTGGATCTGCTGGGCCAGGAACGGCGTCAGCGAGGGCATGACCAGGTCGTAGCCCGAATGGCCGGCCTTGAGCTTGCCGTCGAGCGTCTCGTTCGCATCGTAGGTGTCATAGGACACCTTGATGCCGGTTGCCTTCTCGAAGTTCGCGACCGTGTCGGTGCCGATATAGTCGGACCAGTTGTAGATGTTGAGCTGCGTGCTGTCCGCAGCCTGCGCCGAACCCGCCGTCGCGAGCGCACCCGCGAGTGCTGCTGCCGCGACCGTCGCCAACAGAACCTGTCGCTTGACCATGCCGTCGTCCCCCTGGATCGATTGAAGCCCCCTGCCGCTTCTCCATAGACACCACGCCCATAGACGCCACACCGGGACACCGGGATCGGAGGCCTCAGGCCGGGCCTTGTCGCCTTTTGTCAGGAACGCGTTTTCGGAGTTGCGACCGGCGCATCCGAACAATTTCCGAAAGCCCTTGTCAAGCGCGCGGGCGGCCTGGGTTTCCCCAGCGAGACCGGGACATATCGACGCGTGACCGAAGGGCCACTAAATCAGGTCCCGGAGCCGGTACCAGAGCATCGCCAGCATCAGCGCGGGCGTCCGGAACGGGCCGCCCGGGAATGGCGCGTGCGGAATGCGGGCGAAGAGGTCGAAGCGCTCGGCCTGGCCCGCAATCGCCTCGGCCATGACGCGGCCGGCGATGGCGGTGAGCGTCACCCCCTGGCCCGAGAAGCCCTGGGCGAAATAGCTGGTCGGCCCGATCCGGCCCAGGTGCGGCGCGCGATTGACCGTGATGTCGACGAGGCCGCCCCAGACCTGGTCGAAGCGCACGTCCGCCAGCTGCGGGAAGGTCTTCAGCATCGACCGGCGCATCTGGCTTCGAAGGTCGGCCGGATCGCGCCCGGAATAGCTGACGCGGGCGCCGAACAGCAGCCGGTCGTCCGGCGTACGCCGATAGTAGTTCAGCACGAAATTCATGTCGCAAACGGCGATGTCGTCGCGCAGCAGCTGGCGGATGCGCGCACGCCCCAGCCGCTCGGTCGCGGCGATATAGGTGCCGACCGGCGCGATCATGCGCGCGAGGCCCGGGACGAGGCGACCCAGGAGCGCGTTGCCGGCGAGCACGAGCGCGTTGGCCCGGACCCGCCCCTTCGCCGTGGTCAGCGACGGCTCTGCGCCCGCATCGATCGCGGTCACCGGCGAGTCCTCGTGGATCGTGACCCCCTGGGCGCGGCAGGCATCGGCCAGGCCCAGCGCATAGTTGAGCGGATGCAGATGGCCGCCCAAGGGGTCATAGAGACCGCCCACATAGCTGCGCGAGCCGACGCGCGCGCGCATCTCCGCCTGGTCGAGCAGCACGGCGCCGTCATGGCCAAGGGCCTGCCATTCCGCCTTCATGGTCTCGAGGTCGGCCATGTGCCGTGGCTTCAAGCCCGCGAAGAGATAGCCGCGCGTCAGCGCGCAGGCGATGCCGTGACGGGTGATGGTCTCCTCGACCAGCCGGCGCGCCTCCTCGGCCAGGCCCCAGAGCCGGCGCGCGTCGTCCGGCCCGACCCATTTGCCGAGGGTCGCGATCGACGGGTTGAAGCCGGTGACGAGCTGGCCGCCGTTACGGCCCGAAGCGCCCCAGCCGACCCGCCTTGCCTCGAGCACCACGACCTTGAAGCCGCGCTCGGCCAGATGCAGCGCCGCCGACAGGCCGGCATAGCCGGCGCCGAGCACGGCCACGTCGGCCGACGCCTCGCCCGCGAGCGGCAGGTAAGTCGGGATCGGATTGGCCGTGCGCAGGTACCAGCTGTCGACATGGGCCGAGGCACCAGTCAAGCGCCACCTCCCGCAGCGCAACAAAATCCAGGCGTGCCCCGTTGGCGACCTTGCGGGTTCGGCGCATAGTGGAACCCGGACGTCATAACGGCAGAGGAGCGCCGCCTGCCCCTGGCAGCGGCTGAGGCAGCATGAGTCTCTTGGAGACCTTCATCAAAGACCATCAGATTACCGAAGTGGAATGCCTGGTACCGGATCTGTCGGGCATCGCCCGCGGCAAGATCCTTCCCGCCGAGAAATTCCTGCGCATCTTGCGCGATCGGGGCCTCCGGATGCCAGAGGCGATCTTCGTCCAGACCGTGACCGGCGACTTCCCGGACGACGAGGATGTGACCAGCCCCGAGAACAGCGACATCTACATGCTGCCGGACGAGTCGACGATCCGCATCGTCCCCTGGCACAAGGAGCCCACGGCCCAGGTCATCAGCGACTGCGTCTATGCCGACGGCGGCAAGGTCGACATTTCGCCGCGCTTCGTGCTGCAGCGGGTGCTCGAGCTCTATGCCGCCAAGGGCTGGAAGCCGATCGTGGCGCCGGAACTCGAATTCTTCCTGGTGCAGATCAACACCGACCCGGACTATCCGCTGGTGCCGCCGGTCGGCCGGACCGGCCGGACTGAGAGCGGCCGCCAGGCCTACGGCATCGACGCGGTCAACGAGTTCGACCCGATCTTCGAGGACGTCTACGACTATTGCGAGGCGCAGGAGATCGACATCGACACGCTGGCGCACGAGGCGGGCGCGGCGCAGATCGAAATCAACTTCAACCATGGCGAGGCGCTGGTGCTCGCCGACCAGGTCTTCCTGTTCAAGCGCACGGTGCGCGAGGCGGCGGTGCGCCACCAGATCTACGCGACCTTCATGGCGAAGCCGATGCAGAACGAGCCCGGCTCGGCCATGCACATCCACCAGAGCATCATCGACCTCGATACCGGCCGGAACCTGTTCGCGACCGACGACAACCAGGACACGGACCTGTTCCGCGGCCATATCGCGGGCCTGCAGAAGTTCCTGCCCATGGTCATGCCGCTGCTGGCGCCGAACGTGAATTCCTACCGGCGCCTCATCGCCGGCACCGACGCGCCGATCAACGTCCACTGGGGCCGCGACAACCGCACCGTGGGGTTGCGCGTGCCGCTGTCGGCGCCCGACAACCGTCGGGTCGAG
Coding sequences within it:
- a CDS encoding polyamine ABC transporter substrate-binding protein, with the translated sequence MVKRQVLLATVAAAALAGALATAGSAQAADSTQLNIYNWSDYIGTDTVANFEKATGIKVSYDTYDANETLDGKLKAGHSGYDLVMPSLTPFLAQQIQSGIYQPLDKSKLANWSHLDKGLLGRMAKYDKDNAHAIPWVTGTTGIGVVMEKVKAIDPNAQIDSLSFIFDPKILAKYKGCGITMLDTPTDVFPAALKYLGLDPDSQKKEDIEKAADVVMKIRPYIRKFDSSEYINDLANGDVCVSWGYSSDINLARRRAAEANKGVTVAYKIPKEGSERYIDTVAMPKDAPHADAALKFLNYIMQPEVMAETSNTIYGQSGNADAIKFVKPEIANDPGIFPPADVEAKLFSISVSNKDIERLKNRLWTKIKSGH
- a CDS encoding NAD(P)/FAD-dependent oxidoreductase: MTGASAHVDSWYLRTANPIPTYLPLAGEASADVAVLGAGYAGLSAALHLAERGFKVVVLEARRVGWGASGRNGGQLVTGFNPSIATLGKWVGPDDARRLWGLAEEARRLVEETITRHGIACALTRGYLFAGLKPRHMADLETMKAEWQALGHDGAVLLDQAEMRARVGSRSYVGGLYDPLGGHLHPLNYALGLADACRAQGVTIHEDSPVTAIDAGAEPSLTTAKGRVRANALVLAGNALLGRLVPGLARMIAPVGTYIAATERLGRARIRQLLRDDIAVCDMNFVLNYYRRTPDDRLLFGARVSYSGRDPADLRSQMRRSMLKTFPQLADVRFDQVWGGLVDITVNRAPHLGRIGPTSYFAQGFSGQGVTLTAIAGRVMAEAIAGQAERFDLFARIPHAPFPGGPFRTPALMLAMLWYRLRDLI
- a CDS encoding glutamine synthetase family protein, giving the protein MSLLETFIKDHQITEVECLVPDLSGIARGKILPAEKFLRILRDRGLRMPEAIFVQTVTGDFPDDEDVTSPENSDIYMLPDESTIRIVPWHKEPTAQVISDCVYADGGKVDISPRFVLQRVLELYAAKGWKPIVAPELEFFLVQINTDPDYPLVPPVGRTGRTESGRQAYGIDAVNEFDPIFEDVYDYCEAQEIDIDTLAHEAGAAQIEINFNHGEALVLADQVFLFKRTVREAAVRHQIYATFMAKPMQNEPGSAMHIHQSIIDLDTGRNLFATDDNQDTDLFRGHIAGLQKFLPMVMPLLAPNVNSYRRLIAGTDAPINVHWGRDNRTVGLRVPLSAPDNRRVENRVAGADANPYLALAASLACGYLGMTLNLRPDAPVRGSAHGRPFSLPRHQSDALEKFKACEPLKEILGAKFIAAVTHVKQAEYEAYQRVISSWERENLLLNV